The Pseudobdellovibrionaceae bacterium genomic interval ATTATCCAAAGACCCCCCTAGTACCAAACCTTGTTTTTTTAACTGTTCTACCTGCTCTATAAAACCAAAAGTTCTTGCACCTGCAATTTCTGTATCAAAAGAATGACTATCTATTTCTAAATCTAAAGATTGCTTTAAAATTTTTGGGTGAGGAAAATCAATATTACAACTAATGCGTAAACCATTATAGGGTTCTACTTTTGCATAAGAAGACCCTAATTTTTCTGTAAATTCTTTTTGCACACAAACATATGGCTTAACTTTATTTTGTTCTAGCACTTCTGCTTTTTTAAAAGCTTGTACAAAAACTTTCGAGCTTCCGTCTAAAATAGGCATCTCTTCACCAAAAACTTCAATATATAAATTATCCACTCCCATAGCATACAAAGCTGCTAAACAATGTTCCACTGTAGAAATTTTATAATCTCCAAAGTCTAAAGTGGTTGCTAGCTCGGTAGATTTTACTTTATGGGCTTCTAACCTTACGCAAGGGCGCTTTGGTAAATCGGCTCTGACAAAACAAATTCCTGTATCTACCGTTGCTGGAAGAAAGTTAACAGAAACTTCTTTGCCTGAGTGTAACCCCACCCCCGATAAAGAGGTTTTAGATTTTAAAGTGTTTTGTAAAAACATAAATTTTATTTAGTTTGTTTTTTGTATTTTTGTATTTTTGTATTTTTTAGTTTGTTTTTTG includes:
- a CDS encoding UDP-3-O-acyl-N-acetylglucosamine deacetylase yields the protein MFLQNTLKSKTSLSGVGLHSGKEVSVNFLPATVDTGICFVRADLPKRPCVRLEAHKVKSTELATTLDFGDYKISTVEHCLAALYAMGVDNLYIEVFGEEMPILDGSSKVFVQAFKKAEVLEQNKVKPYVCVQKEFTEKLGSSYAKVEPYNGLRISCNIDFPHPKILKQSLDLEIDSHSFDTEIAGARTFGFIEQVEQLKKQGLVLGGSLDNAIVLTPTGILNQEGLRFSDEFVRHKILDALGDLAILGRPLLAQITLYKPGHALMNQLLQRLLALPAFYDIKERAGALKF